GCGCGGCGTTCGTGTTCCGCGCGTACTCGCCGCGCGCTGCCGGAGAGGCGTCGAGCCCGCAGGCGAAACGGTGGGGCGTCATCTTCGGCGTCGCCAGCGTGGTCACACCCGTTGTACTGGGCATGTGCCTGGGCGCAGTGAGCTCGGGTGCAATGCGCGTCGATGACGCAGGGGTGCACTTCACGCGGACACCCTGGCTCGCGCCCGTCTCGCTCGCGATCGGTGCGCTCGCGCTCGCGCAGTGCGCGTACCTCGCCGCGGTCTTCCTCACGCTCGAGACCGACGGACCACTGCGCGACGACTTCCGCACGCGCGCGCTGCTCGCCGGCACCGCCGTCGTCGCACTTTCCGCTGCGCTCGTCCCCCTGCTGCTGCGTGAGGCGGAGCACCTCTGGCAGGGACTGGTGCGCGGGCCGGGCCTGTTCGCGCTCGTGCCCGGCGTTGTTGCGGCGCTCCTGTCGGGCTGGGCTCTGCGCGGGCGGCATTACCGGCTCGCACGCGCCGCGGCGGTCGCGCAGATCGCGTGTCTCGTCGCAGGCTGGGCCGCGGCGCAGTACCCGTACATAATCTACCCCGATGTGACGCTGGCAAGCGCCGCAGGCCCCCGGGCGACTCTACTCTTCGTTCTCTACTCGACACCGCTGGGCATGGCACTGCTGCTGCCGTCGCTCTGGTACCTGTTCCGGGTGTTCAAGGTGCGCAAGCACGACGCGGCACGGGCCGAGATACGGGCGACGCGTCCTGTCGGATAGGGTCGGATCCGGTAGTCGGATCCGTTCAGGCGCCCCCGTCCGGCAGTGGCACGGCCACGAGCATGAGCACGAACGCCGCCACACCGATGAGAAACGGCTGCGCGTCCCCGCTCAGGAAGTACACGACCGCCCCCAGGATCGCAGGTGCCTCGCCGACGGCCCATGCGATGATGGTGGTGCTCGCGACGGAGGCGGGCCCGGCCGCGCGCGCACGCAGCGTCCGAAAGACGAATGCTGCGATCACGACTGCGCCACTCAGGGCGAAGACGGCGAGTCGCAGTGCGTCGTGAAGGCCGGGCTCGAGCGAGGGCTGGCGCTGCGCCTGAGTGAAGTACGCGACCGCGCCGAAGGCGAGGACGCCGAAGAGGAGCGAGAGCCGGATGAGCCGCAGGACGGCGGGATCAGGTGCGTTGCCCATGG
The sequence above is drawn from the Longimicrobiales bacterium genome and encodes:
- a CDS encoding cytochrome d ubiquinol oxidase subunit II, with product MSVELLVGALAVVALITYAVLGGADFGGGIWDLFARGPRRDEQRAAIADAMGPVWEANHVWLIFVIVLLFTGFPSAYGALSTGLFVPFHIVLLGIIARGAAFVFRAYSPRAAGEASSPQAKRWGVIFGVASVVTPVVLGMCLGAVSSGAMRVDDAGVHFTRTPWLAPVSLAIGALALAQCAYLAAVFLTLETDGPLRDDFRTRALLAGTAVVALSAALVPLLLREAEHLWQGLVRGPGLFALVPGVVAALLSGWALRGRHYRLARAAAVAQIACLVAGWAAAQYPYIIYPDVTLASAAGPRATLLFVLYSTPLGMALLLPSLWYLFRVFKVRKHDAARAEIRATRPVG